One genomic window of Solanum stenotomum isolate F172 chromosome 9, ASM1918654v1, whole genome shotgun sequence includes the following:
- the LOC125875740 gene encoding heterogeneous nuclear ribonucleoprotein 1 isoform X2, with amino-acid sequence MQSDLGKLFIGGISWDTNEERLKEYFSTYGEVLEAVIMKDRTTGRARGFGFIVFADPAVADRVIKEKHNIDGRMVEAKKAVPRDDQSTISRSSPSIQGSPGPGRTRKIFVGGLASTVTETDFKEYFEQFGTITDVVVMYDHNTQRPRGFGFITYDSEDAVDKVLLKPFHELNGKMVEVKRAVPKELSPGPRLGGFNHPLSRINNFLNGYTQGYSSNTVAGYGVRMDGRFSPIAGGRSGFAPFGSGYGMGLNFEPGLSPGYGGSANFNSSLSYGRGLNPYYVNSSNRVGGPIGFDGVNGGNSSFFSSATRNLWGNGGLGYGTNSTSSSTFAVAGNGNTGAGNFSNTGVWGSSSISPQGRGNVSNQSGNLGYGGDDSLYGLTGGYGRNVTSSGAPTSSYPASNGSYDGAFADFYSGGLGYSDSTWRSANSERDGSGSIGYGLGNAPSDMPPKNSASYVGSYGVGKRQSNNGIGG; translated from the exons ATGCAATCTGATCTTGGGAAGTTATTCATTGGTGGAATTTCATGGGATACAAATGAAGAGCGTCTGAAGGAGTATTTTAGTACTTATGGGGAGGTTTTAGAGGCTGTAATTATGAAGGATAGGACTACTGGACGTGCCCGTGGTTTTGGTTTTATTGTCTTTGCTGATCCTGCTGTTGCTGATAGGGTAATCAAGGAGAAACACAACATTGATGGCAGGATG GTTGAAGCAAAGAAGGCTGTCCCTAGGGATGACCAGAGCACAATAAGCAGAAGCAGTCCTAGCATTCAGGGTTCTCCTGGTCCAGGACGTACAAGAAAAATTTTTGTTGGAGGTTTAGCATCCACGGTAACTGAGACTGACTTTAAGGAGTACTTTGAGCAATTCGGAACAATCACAGATGTAGTAGTTATGTACGACCATAACACTCAGAGACCAAGAGGCTTTGGGTTCATAACTTATGATTCAGAGGATGCAGTGGATAAAGTATTGCTTAAGCCCTTCCATGAACTGAATGGTAAAATGGTCGAGGTCAAACGTGCAGTCCCCAAAGAGTTATCACCAGGTCCAAGACTTGGTGGGTTCAACCATCCATTAAGTAGGATCAATAACTTCCTTAATGGATACACACAAGGATACTCTTCGAATACAGTTGCAGGATATGGAGTCAGGATGGATGGTAGATTTAGCCCTATTGCTGGAGGTAGGAGTGGTTTTGCTCCATTTGGTTCTGGTTATGGAATGGGGCTTAACTTTGAACCAGGGTTAAGCCCAGGATATGGGGGAAGTGCAAACTTTAACAGCAGCTTGAGCTATGGACGGGGACTGAACCCTTATTATGTTAATAGTTCAAACAGAGTTGGTGGTCCTATTGGGTTTGATGGAGTAAATGGAGGAAATAGTTCATTCTTCAGCTCAGCAACTCGGAATTTGTGGGGAAATGGGGGTTTGGGTTATGGAACGAACTCCACAAGCTCTAGCACCTTTGCAGTAGCTGGAAATGGGAACACCGGGGCAGGAAACTTTAGCAACACTGGAGTTTGGGGTTCATCTTCAATTTCCCCTCAAGGTAGAGGAAATGTTTCTAACCAAAGTGGAAATCTTGGTTATGGGGGTGATGATAGTTTATATGGGTTGACTGGAGGCTATGGAAGAAATGTTACATCAAGTGGGGCTCCTACCTCATCATATCCTGCATCTAATGGTAGCTATGATGGGGCTTTTGCTGATTTTTATAGTGGTGGTTTGGGATATAGTGATTCCACTTGGCGCTCTGCAAATTCTGAGCGAGATGGATCTGGTTCAATTGGTTATGGACTCGGCAATGCACCCTCAGACATGCCACCTAAAAATTCTGCTAGTTATGTTGGCAGTTATGGTGTTGGTAAAAGACAGTCAAACAACG
- the LOC125875740 gene encoding heterogeneous nuclear ribonucleoprotein 1 isoform X1, with protein sequence MQSDLGKLFIGGISWDTNEERLKEYFSTYGEVLEAVIMKDRTTGRARGFGFIVFADPAVADRVIKEKHNIDGRMVEAKKAVPRDDQSTISRSSPSIQGSPGPGRTRKIFVGGLASTVTETDFKEYFEQFGTITDVVVMYDHNTQRPRGFGFITYDSEDAVDKVLLKPFHELNGKMVEVKRAVPKELSPGPRLGGFNHPLSRINNFLNGYTQGYSSNTVAGYGVRMDGRFSPIAGGRSGFAPFGSGYGMGLNFEPGLSPGYGGSANFNSSLSYGRGLNPYYVNSSNRVGGPIGFDGVNGGNSSFFSSATRNLWGNGGLGYGTNSTSSSTFAVAGNGNTGAGNFSNTGVWGSSSISPQGRGNVSNQSGNLGYGGDDSLYGLTGGYGRNVTSSGAPTSSYPASNGSYDGAFADFYSGGLGYSDSTWRSANSERDGSGSIGYGLGNAPSDMPPKNSASYVGSYGVGKRQSNNADSSCF encoded by the exons ATGCAATCTGATCTTGGGAAGTTATTCATTGGTGGAATTTCATGGGATACAAATGAAGAGCGTCTGAAGGAGTATTTTAGTACTTATGGGGAGGTTTTAGAGGCTGTAATTATGAAGGATAGGACTACTGGACGTGCCCGTGGTTTTGGTTTTATTGTCTTTGCTGATCCTGCTGTTGCTGATAGGGTAATCAAGGAGAAACACAACATTGATGGCAGGATG GTTGAAGCAAAGAAGGCTGTCCCTAGGGATGACCAGAGCACAATAAGCAGAAGCAGTCCTAGCATTCAGGGTTCTCCTGGTCCAGGACGTACAAGAAAAATTTTTGTTGGAGGTTTAGCATCCACGGTAACTGAGACTGACTTTAAGGAGTACTTTGAGCAATTCGGAACAATCACAGATGTAGTAGTTATGTACGACCATAACACTCAGAGACCAAGAGGCTTTGGGTTCATAACTTATGATTCAGAGGATGCAGTGGATAAAGTATTGCTTAAGCCCTTCCATGAACTGAATGGTAAAATGGTCGAGGTCAAACGTGCAGTCCCCAAAGAGTTATCACCAGGTCCAAGACTTGGTGGGTTCAACCATCCATTAAGTAGGATCAATAACTTCCTTAATGGATACACACAAGGATACTCTTCGAATACAGTTGCAGGATATGGAGTCAGGATGGATGGTAGATTTAGCCCTATTGCTGGAGGTAGGAGTGGTTTTGCTCCATTTGGTTCTGGTTATGGAATGGGGCTTAACTTTGAACCAGGGTTAAGCCCAGGATATGGGGGAAGTGCAAACTTTAACAGCAGCTTGAGCTATGGACGGGGACTGAACCCTTATTATGTTAATAGTTCAAACAGAGTTGGTGGTCCTATTGGGTTTGATGGAGTAAATGGAGGAAATAGTTCATTCTTCAGCTCAGCAACTCGGAATTTGTGGGGAAATGGGGGTTTGGGTTATGGAACGAACTCCACAAGCTCTAGCACCTTTGCAGTAGCTGGAAATGGGAACACCGGGGCAGGAAACTTTAGCAACACTGGAGTTTGGGGTTCATCTTCAATTTCCCCTCAAGGTAGAGGAAATGTTTCTAACCAAAGTGGAAATCTTGGTTATGGGGGTGATGATAGTTTATATGGGTTGACTGGAGGCTATGGAAGAAATGTTACATCAAGTGGGGCTCCTACCTCATCATATCCTGCATCTAATGGTAGCTATGATGGGGCTTTTGCTGATTTTTATAGTGGTGGTTTGGGATATAGTGATTCCACTTGGCGCTCTGCAAATTCTGAGCGAGATGGATCTGGTTCAATTGGTTATGGACTCGGCAATGCACCCTCAGACATGCCACCTAAAAATTCTGCTAGTTATGTTGGCAGTTATGGTGTTGGTAAAAGACAGTCAAACAACG